From the Candidatus Delongbacteria bacterium genome, the window GTGCGCGTCTGGCAGCGGGCGGTGATCGAGGAGCTGGGCGGCTTCGACGAGGAGCACTACGGCGACTTCGCCGAGGACTACGACCTGGTGGCCCGGGTGGCGGAGAAGTACACCGTGGGCAAGCTCCACGAGGTGCTCTACCGCTATCGCCGGCACCCGGACAACACGGACGTCAAGCGCTCGGCGGACATGAAAATCGGCAACAAGACGCGCATCCGGCACGCGGCCATCGCGCGGCGCCGGGCCCTCAACCAGCGCTTGCGCGGAGGGGATCAGGCCTGATGAGACGTTGGAGCGCCGCCGTCCTGCTGCTGGCCCTGCTGGCCCGCGGCGTCAATCCGGCCGGGTCGCCGCAGGCGCCCCGCGGGCCGGCCGCTGGAGCGCCGGCCACCGGGCCAGCGTCCGGGCTGGCCCTGCCGGATTCGCTGGCGGCCTGGCTGGACGGACTGGGCGGCGACTCCCTGCTGGTGCAGCTGGCCGTCTCGGAGCTGACGGCGGGCGGCGCGCGCCGGCTCTACGGCCGCCTGGACGAGTTGCGCCAGACCCCCGCCTCGCTGATCAAGCTCTGCACGGCCAGTGCCGCGCTGGAGCTCTGGGGCCCTGACCATCGCATCGCCACGCGCGTGGCCTACGATCCCGGCGAGCTGCGCTTCCAGAAAAAGAGCGGACTTCTGCAGGTGGAGCACGTGTGGGTGGAGGCCGGCGGCGATCCCAGCCTGGGGGCCGAGGATCTGCGCCAGCTTTTCCTGCAGATCTGGCAGGCCGGCGTGGACCAGGTCTCCGGCCCGGTCTGCGTGTTGCCCAACCGCTTCGCCGCGGAGCGCCAGGGTCCCGGCTGGATGTGGGACGACGCTGGCGCGCCCTTCGCCGCGCGGCCCTCCGACCTGACCGTGCAGGGCAACTGCCTGGTGGCGCGTTCCGGCCCGGGGGGCTGGGAGCTGCCGGGCTCGGCCCTGCTGCGTGTGGAGCACGAAGCCGCCGCCCGTGGCGCGGAGGCCCGCCTGACCCGCCGCTGGGAAGAGGCCCGGGACGAGATCTTCTTTATCGCGCCGCTGGCCCCGCCGCCCAGCGGCCCGGCGCCACGCTGGCGCGTGCGTCCGCCCGACCCCGCCTGCAGCGTGGAGCACCCGGATTCCCTCTTCCGCTCGGTCTGCTTCGAGGCGGCCCAGGAGGTGTTCGGCGAAGCCCGTCCGCCCGTTCTGAACGGCGCCCTGGCCCTGCCCGTGGCGCCGGTCTGGAAACAGCACCTGAGTCCGCCGCTGGCCCAACTGCTGGACAGCGTGCTGACCGAGAGCTGGAACCTGGGCGCCGAATGCCTCTTCCAGGGGCTTGCCCTGGACCGGCCCGGCCTGACAGGCACCAATTGGGAGCGCGCCGCGACCCTGGTGGAGCGCGTGCTGAGCGACTCGCTGGGCGTGCGGGGCTGGCGTCGGCAGGTGGACGGCTCCGGTATCTCGCGTTACAACTCCATCGCGCCCCGCCAGTTCGTGGAGTTGTTGGCCGCGATGGAGCGCCGGCATCCGGGCCTCCTGCGCGGCTTGTTGCCGGGCACGGGGGAAGGCACCCTGCGTCTGGACGGACCCAAGCTGCCGGCCGGTGTCCGGCTGGCCGCCAAGACCGGCACCCTGCGGGGCGTGGTGGGTCTGGCGGGCTACCTGGAGCGCGAGCGCGGCCCGCGCCTGGCCTTCTGCCTGTTGATTTCCGGCCAGCAGGCGGGGCGCGACGCCGTGCGGCTGCGCAACCGCGTGCTGACCCGGCTGGCGGCCTGGCTGGAGTCGGTGCCGGAGGAGTTGAAATGAGTTTCCTGCGCTGGGCTGCGGCCGGATGGCTCGGCGTTGGCCTAAGCCTGCTGCTGGCGTTGCCGGCGGGGGCCAAAGGTCCCTTCCGCAGTCCCCTAGCGGCGCCCCGGGTGCTGAGCGGGCTGGAGGTTCTGCTCAGCGACTCTCTGGCTTGCGTGCAGGGCAAGCGGGTGGCGCTGGTCACCAACCAGACCGGCCGGGATGCCCAGGGCCGCAGCAGCATCGAGCTATTGGCCACGCATCCCCGCCTCAAGCTGGTCCGGCTGTTCGCCCCCGAGCACGGGCTGGACGGCAGCCGGCCCGCCGGGGAGCAGATCTTGGACGAGCGCGATCCCGGCAGCGGCCTGCCGGTGAGCAGTCTCTACCAGGGCTCCAACCAGGTGGATCCGGCCCTGCTGGCGGGGCTGGATCAGGTGTTGTTCGACATCCAGGACATCGGGATCCGGCCCTACACCTTCACGTCCACCCTGGCGGAAGTGATGAAGGCCGCGCGCAAGGCCAAGGTGGAGGTGGTGGTGCTGGACCGCCCCAATCCCACCGGCGGTCAGCTGCTGGGCGGCCTGACGCTGGAGCCGGCCTGGTCCAGCTTCATCGGGCTCTACCCGGTGCCGTACGTGCACGGTCTGACCATCGGCGAGCTGGCCCAGCTCTACAACCAGTCCTTCCAGATCGGCTGCCGGCTGCGGGTGATTCCCATGCGCGGCTGGCGCCGGGGCATGACCCAGCTCCAGACGGGCCTGCCCTGGATTCCCACCTCGCCCAATGTCCCCAACTGGGACACGCCCCTGGCCATGGGGATCACGGGGGCGGTGGGCGAGCTGGGCACGGTCTCCATCGGCATCGGCACGGCCTCGCCCTTCTGGGTGGCCGGCACCGTCGAGGCGGACGCGGAGGCCATGGCCGCCGCCTTCAACGCCGCCCTGGTGCCCGGGCTGCGCGCCATTCCCTGGCGCTGGACGCCTTGCGCCGGTTCCTGGGCGGGCAAGAGCTGTCGGGGCATCCGCTTGCTGGTGACGGATTTGCCCAGCCTGGATCCCGGGCTGGCGCAGTTGGCGCTGCTGGAGTGCCTGAAGGCGGGGGGTGTGGATCCCCTGGCGGGAGCCGGCGAAGCCCAGCGGCGGATGTTCTGCAAGGCGCTGGGCACGGAGCGGATTCTCACGCGGCTGGCGGAGGGCCGCCCGCTGGCGGACCTGAAGCAGGAGCTGGCGCGGGACAAGCGGGCCTTTCGCGAACTTCGCCGCACCGCCTTGCTCTATCCGGATTGAAATCCCACCATCTGAACTAAAACTGTCCGACATGGAACAAATGGCTGCAAGGGGTGGTTTTGACCAGCCCTTCAGACAGGATGACCGTTGAAGGACAAGGGACACCCGCTGCTGTCCAATTTTTCTTCCGAACAGCGTTGTCCTGTCAGGGGAGGAGAGCTACCTTAATCATTCTGGGGAAAAAATGCCATGAAGTCTGAACGTCTGCAACTGCTGAAAACTAGTATTCTGACCAGCATCATTGCAACGGGTTGTTTGATTCTCGGCGTGCTTTTTGCTTCTGCGAAGGGATGGACGCCGGCAGCCCTGGCTGGAATGCTGCAGAACGCAGGTTCCCGAGACGGGAGTGCGGGGGGCTGGATCATGCCCGCTTCGCTCCCGTTGACCGTGGATGACCGGGGCACTTCTCCGTTCGTGGCCGTGGCCGACCGCCTGTTGCCCAGTGTGGTGCACATCAAGGTGACGTCGAACCTGAAGCAGAACCCCGGGGATTGGTTCGGCTTCGGCCCGGAAATGTTCGGCATCCCGGACGACCGGTTCCACCAGGATCTGGAAAAGATGTCCAGTTCGGGCACCGGCTTCATCATTGACAACGACGGCTACATCCTGACCAACAACCACGTGATCGAGAACGCCAGCGAACTGACGGTGGTGCTGTCCGACAAGCGGGAGGTCAAGGGTGAGGTGATCGGCACGGATCCGGACACCGACGTGGCCGTGGTTCGGATCGACGCCAAGCACGCGGCCGGCCGGGCGGCGCCCCTGGGCAATTCGGATGAAATTCGTGTCGGCGATTGGGCCATCGCGCTTGGGAATCCTTACGGGCTGGAGCAATCCTTGACGGTGGGGGTGATCAGCGGGACGGGACGCGCCAACCTGAACATCGCCGGCGGCGCGCCGATCTTTCAGAATTTCATCCAGACGGACGCGGCCATCAACTTTGGCAATTCCGGCGGTCCGCTGGTGAACATCCATGGCCAGGTGATGGCCATCAACACGGCCATCAACACCCAGGCCCAGGGGATCGGCTTCGCCATCCCCATCAACATGGCCAAGAAGGTGTACCAGGACTTGCGGGATCGGGGAGCCGTGGTGCGCGGCTACTTGGGCATGGTG encodes:
- a CDS encoding DUF1343 domain-containing protein, translated to MSFLRWAAAGWLGVGLSLLLALPAGAKGPFRSPLAAPRVLSGLEVLLSDSLACVQGKRVALVTNQTGRDAQGRSSIELLATHPRLKLVRLFAPEHGLDGSRPAGEQILDERDPGSGLPVSSLYQGSNQVDPALLAGLDQVLFDIQDIGIRPYTFTSTLAEVMKAARKAKVEVVVLDRPNPTGGQLLGGLTLEPAWSSFIGLYPVPYVHGLTIGELAQLYNQSFQIGCRLRVIPMRGWRRGMTQLQTGLPWIPTSPNVPNWDTPLAMGITGAVGELGTVSIGIGTASPFWVAGTVEADAEAMAAAFNAALVPGLRAIPWRWTPCAGSWAGKSCRGIRLLVTDLPSLDPGLAQLALLECLKAGGVDPLAGAGEAQRRMFCKALGTERILTRLAEGRPLADLKQELARDKRAFRELRRTALLYPD
- a CDS encoding D-alanyl-D-alanine carboxypeptidase, with the protein product MRRWSAAVLLLALLARGVNPAGSPQAPRGPAAGAPATGPASGLALPDSLAAWLDGLGGDSLLVQLAVSELTAGGARRLYGRLDELRQTPASLIKLCTASAALELWGPDHRIATRVAYDPGELRFQKKSGLLQVEHVWVEAGGDPSLGAEDLRQLFLQIWQAGVDQVSGPVCVLPNRFAAERQGPGWMWDDAGAPFAARPSDLTVQGNCLVARSGPGGWELPGSALLRVEHEAAARGAEARLTRRWEEARDEIFFIAPLAPPPSGPAPRWRVRPPDPACSVEHPDSLFRSVCFEAAQEVFGEARPPVLNGALALPVAPVWKQHLSPPLAQLLDSVLTESWNLGAECLFQGLALDRPGLTGTNWERAATLVERVLSDSLGVRGWRRQVDGSGISRYNSIAPRQFVELLAAMERRHPGLLRGLLPGTGEGTLRLDGPKLPAGVRLAAKTGTLRGVVGLAGYLERERGPRLAFCLLISGQQAGRDAVRLRNRVLTRLAAWLESVPEELK
- a CDS encoding trypsin-like peptidase domain-containing protein yields the protein MPASLPLTVDDRGTSPFVAVADRLLPSVVHIKVTSNLKQNPGDWFGFGPEMFGIPDDRFHQDLEKMSSSGTGFIIDNDGYILTNNHVIENASELTVVLSDKREVKGEVIGTDPDTDVAVVRIDAKHAAGRAAPLGNSDEIRVGDWAIALGNPYGLEQSLTVGVISGTGRANLNIAGGAPIFQNFIQTDAAINFGNSGGPLVNIHGQVMAINTAINTQAQGIGFAIPINMAKKVYQDLRDRGAVVRGYLGMVPRELTTEMKKALGLDTDVQGVFVDSVQEDGPAAAGDLQAGDVVQDWGGHSVTDVADFRMQVAQTAPGEKVKARILRDGDAKTLTFVLADRAAAMKVEGVRPGAAPEAVEPDLLGLEVATADENLIRRFRLDEALLKRNGGVVITAIRRDSPARGRLNVGDVIFRLDKTPVRNAKEYAAAEKELTKAKSAVLVHIIREKRTTIEAIDLGD